aaCTTACCCGACCCTGCCATATCGCATAAGCAACATGGTGAATGTAATGTGTCAATACTGAAGCGTTTAATGGACCTCCAGGAAATCCACCTTTAGCAACATCCTCATGATCCTCAACTGCGTCCTCGTGAAACCTCACATCTCCTTGGTCCTCAACATGAATATCAGACTCAACTGCTCCACGTCTTCTACGAGCAGAAGCTGTAGGTCTCCGCCTCTCACCCTGTGACGAACTCTCTCCGCGATGTGAAAAGGAACCTCCTCGAGTACGAGCCATGTCtattataaatttctttattaacaataatattataataattacaaaaaattcactactaaataatattaaattattcaaaacaatttatttcaaacaaaatcaatttaactaattcattataaaattaaataatatattattacaaacaaaataacttaaatctctaacaaaattaaaaatattgcaaataattacaaaaagtaattaaaacatttttaactaactgtaaaaatctaatatttcacaaaaaaaaaaaacaaatcttttaaatataaaaaaattaattcaaatcttcatataaataaaaaattaattcaattaaaacaaatttattaaaataaaaatcaaataactataaattcaaaaattataacagaaagtttaaaataattagaacagaacatttacaaaaattaaaacacgaatttttaagttattataacagaatatttaaagtaattaaaacagcaagtataaaataattcaaacaaataatataaaataaataaaacagataaattaaaatatttaaatttatttaattaaaaataaaaacattttattcgaatctttatataaataaataattcattcaattagaaaaattttattcaaataaaaatcaaataactataaattaaaaaattaaagaacaaaacagaattttgaaaattattaaaacagaatttttaaaataattataacacaaaatataaaataattacaaaaaaaatttaaaaaattaaaacggaaaatttaaataattaaaattattttattaaaaggaataaaattatttctttatatcaataaataattatttcaaatataacaataaatttaaaatttaaaacagaaaatttaaaagaattataacataacatttaaaaaaattaaaacaaagttaataattattataaaagaacatctaaaataataacatttcaaataattcaaccagcaacaaaataaaaactgaatattaaattaaaacataatataaacaaaaaaaaaacaacatgaCACGGTCGGATCTCCACAACCGATTTAGTATTCATCGGATCTCCATAACCGATTTAGCATTCCTCGGATCTCCATAACCGATTTCTATCAGCATAAAAAACAACACGGACCAACCTTTGTTGGGTGCTCAAAGGTACTGTGGGTGGGTATTTCTCTGCATTGGCCGGCGCTGGATGAGCTCTTCTATCTCTCTGGCCTTTGCGTGACGACGAACGGACAACCTCTGTGCCTGGACGACCACCTCTGTCTGCGACAGTGGATAACCTGTGTGTGTGCGACAATGGAAGAGGAAACTGCTGGGTGTTACCGGAAAACTTCCGATTTGAAGGAAAAGTATTGTGGGTGCTACTGGAAAGTTTCCGATTTAAAGGAAAAGCAGTGTGTTGGGTGCTACTGGAAAGAGGAAATGCAACCAGTGTGTTGGGTGCTACTGGAAAGAGGAAATGCAAGCAGTGTGTTGGGTGCGACTGGAGAGACGAAATGCAAGCAGTGTGTTAGGTGCTACTGAAAAGAGGAAATGCAGAGGAGAGGGTCTGATGCGGGTCCTGCTGGTGCTCTGTGCTGCTGTGGATGTGGCAGTCTAGAAAAATGAAGATGAGAGAGAAATTGAGAATAATATCTCTGCCAGAATCTTTgaccatttttaaatttttcttttaaataggTATTAATTATGGGTAATGTaggtattttagaaaaatttggaggtgcaggatgaaatACTTGAAGGTGCAGGATGAAAcactctttttattttaattttctaacatTTAAATGTATTTAGATGATTTCTTgtgttaaaaataatgtattagTTTCCAAACATTACAATTATTTGTAAATTGACCACCATaaattaattgtcaataaaaccattttttgtgtaaacttgatttcttcttaacataaaaaacaatgagaaatttttttttttatacttctaaaaataaattgatgtgTTATAAAAAGTATATGTTGATATTGATGACATTCAAAGGTAATACATTAggttattataatttataaattataatttattgttagtTTATAATATAGACTCTTACCACCAATAttcacaatatttattttagagtACATAATAGGttgaatataaaattgatatatttagtattttgtttttaaatataataagaaaaaaagttatgatattaatataaaatttaattttattaaattccaTTAATAGTTGTGGTAATTAAATAtgtctttaataaatatatggtattattaaaaattaaattctagTTCAACTAtgaattcaaacaaaattgatgaaattaaaattattatattaataatatatttttttactgtattaaaaattaaagatatgaATATTTGTTATACTAAATCAATTACCtactctttattttattataattttagaaaaaaaagcatttataatattattactcACTCACTTATTACAAGAAGTTCCGGAGTTTTCCCAAGTATCAAATAGAAGCAATTTTGCTTGCAAATTTGTTTGGCAACAGGCATTATTCATATCATATCCTTGTGAGGTGAAGCCTTTAACAAGGTTAACACTTTTATAGACAAATATCCTTGTGAGATGGAATTAAATTTGTGTACTtcttttttttgtcttctttctcaacgaatagaaaaaaataatataaaatgatagtTCACATCTgaattatatgtaaaaaaattaaagaaatgaaaaaatcgTCAATTACCTAAAGCAAAGACTaagcaacaaataaaaaaaatatgatagaaGCAAGTAATTTGTTAATTTGGCCTAATATATAGAAATTGATCTTAATCAACGTGGAATAGATTTAAAAATTCACATAGTAAAAACATCCCTATTATAAAAGTGTACAACATAAAAAAGTCCGTAAAAAAAATCCACTAAAATATTTGGTTGCCATCTATCTCAACTTTTAATCAAATTCTTTAGAATTGACTTTCCGGACAATTATTCTTGACTTTTGGATCGAATCAACCAATCTTGAACTTCAACCGGAATCGGCCTAAGTTGATTTTAGCTTTAGTTAGATTGCTTAAACTCGACCTTTTGTTTGTGACAAACTATCTGTTTAGACCATTGTCCTAATTCGGCTCGTCTCAACATTCGACCTAAACAAACTCGTCTTGAATTTTGGTCAGAGTtaactttaccaaatttaattgaattattgTTGGAGTCGACTGAATTATTATTGGAGTTAATCTTTGGCCCGAGATGACATATGAcccaaattgaaaacattgtttttaaaagttaattaaagtgTATAGTGAGGTCAAATCCACTTTATCCCTCACTTTAACTCACTTGAGTGAGGCTTTGGGGGTCGGGGTTTTCTTTTTTGCCCCtttaattagggttcttaaaagaaatttatttaaggGTCgtcaaaaaataatatgaaaagaaaatagggATATGAAATCACTATAGTAGATGCATTGGATGAGCCTGAAGTGATTGATATTATATCTCAAGGACTAGATTTTCTTGTTTCAAAAGGTGTATTTATCAAACTTGATCAATCATTTACAAGTAATCCTAATGTCGGCGGATTTGTTGACAAGGGGATGCGAAAATAGTACTTCAAATATCCATTACATGTTCAAAGTTTCTTATTCTTTTGGCATCTATTATTTTAACACAAATctttttagttcttaaaaagaaataatttgaaaaggctcaataatttaaaatgaatttttagtttataagtCATGGATCAAGTTctaattagttaaatatatataatggagtaaattcatcttaattctaACCCTAATTTACTTAAAAAGAAGCTTTGaggttatatttttttctttacctATTCAATCAGGACCTCCTAAATGAAAGTTTTTTCAACagtgaattaaaattaacttataggTTGACCATTCAAGACATAATAAACTATTTCAAGAAAATGTTacctttaaattataatatttcttatgagattaatattatttatatatatatatatatacattttcttttttttcttacaatttaatcttttaaataattattttaattaaaataactattttattaattttattaaaatttaatagtttttcgATTTGACCGTTTCTttagtttaatcattttttaattataaaactaaccacaatttatttacaataaaactataaaatttatttatatttaattttataattataataataattgattactttttatcataacaaataacaaacgtaatgaattttcttttactagtatatatatatatatataaagagttTGAGGTAAGCTTTgactaggaaagacttggtttTTAAGCAATCCATAATGATTCATTTCTCTTCTTAGAAGTAAATTTAAGCTTCTTTTGTCTTCTTAAGTCTCTTAAGAAATTTCATTTGAAATACTAAGTTTGTTTGCATAAGTCAATttcaaaaatcttaaaaatgtttagaattatttatgaaaatcatttttcaaaattcttttgaaACAAATGAGTTTTTATATATAGCTTGCATTTATGTCATGGTGAGGATGAACTACATTATAAAGTTAAGAGTGAccttccattctttggtgagAATACTAGTGCATTATCATACCTAgcatgagagaaaaaaatagaagagcTTCATCCATTCCTAGTTAGGCATGGTAAATATAATATACTTCATTTATGCATCTCTAGGCTTGTAGGACATGCAAGTGAATGGTAGAATCAAAGACAATCTAAGGTTGAGAAAGGTAGAAAATCttcaattaaatattgatgtgaCTTGAGAGCATGCATGAGAAGAAAATTTGTTCCTTCTTCCCTTGTAAAAACCAAGAGCAAATATGTGAGATGAGAGAACtcattaaaagagaaaaaacttTTCTAAAAAGTGTAGAAGGGTTCTTTGAAAGAGAAGATGAGTTTGAAGAAAAAGTGAGAAAGCTCATGAGTgacaagagaaaaagagagattcaaagaagaagagatgaataaatgagaaagatagaaaagaaagaaagtgttgaaagaaaataatgtcttgctaccttagaagaagaacttagaattcttaatgaaaaacaagaaaagattCAACTAGAAATAAAAGAGAGTAGGAGTAGGAGCTACTTAAGGAGGAGTTCCAAAACTCTCACCCAAATAACCCAATTTGAGGAAGATAGTTGAATTATCAATCAATTCTACCAACCTCGTCCAAGAGTCCAAAGAAGAGAAAGGAAGATAAGataagagagaaagaggagcaagaaagaaaagataaagagaaggagagaaaaaagTAAAGAGtatgaagataaaaagataagagaaaggaatgagaaagaaaagagagaaaaagaagaaattgagaGAATAAAAGAAGAGGAAATGCTACTAAAGGCTCCTACCACTCCCTCAATCATAGTTGAAACTAATATGATAAAGGGAGTTTTCCAATCTTTGAGTTTTTCTCAATTCATCATTAAACCATCTTTCATTATTCCAacttttattcttgttttcatcttcattttcaccttCCATCGTTTTaaacttctcaaaattttcAACTTCACACTGAGTTAATTTTACCTTCTATGTTAGCATtaactaaaaaagaaaacaaaaacatttttgtgAAGTAGGCCTTCAAAACtctcttaaaattaatataaggtCTTCTTCTAAATCTTCCTTTGAATGCATTTTGTTTGTGgtacaaaaaattattgaatttgtgtttgatgaaaCTTGCATATGGATCTTTGATCCTAGTAGAAAGAAACACACATTGATCAATAATAGGAAAAAGGTTTTTGTCATAAAGAAACATAAAGATTTCaggacaaatctttttcaaaagGGAGGGTATGATGACATATCCCTACAAATAGACTCTTGAGTTGGAATGAATATTCTTTCAAACACTTACACCCAACACAAGACAAATAAAAGCTTTAAAGATGCTTCTAATCTCCAAGACCTTGATCATTCATTTGATTTAAGGTGTATCATTCTTGGGAGCTATATTCTTCATTTACtcaataaccaacgttaaaaatgagaggtgacatttttgtaaataaatattaaacgtcatttagaattgtaattcgacgtaaaaggatataaaacgtcggatgatttttaaattcgacattaaaaggttagtgaattcaataaaaatttgagcgggagattgaaaattcattaactttatcatagcgcgcgataccctcttctcttattaaacttttctcgaacgaagtttgacaagcatcacatgtaatctttctttcatttgatacaaattcatattaattgattactttatgtatggttttttttttaaccgattattttcgtgctcttgtccttcataggcgcattctgctttctctctcactatgACAAAACTTTATTCtgtgaacccaccttttgaaggttagttttcgttttcgttttgaaggaCTTATctgttgaacttgttttttgttttttttgttgaacttgtttgttgttgttgtttagttgaacttgtttgattgaacttgtttgttgttggttattattgtttgctATTGATACTGCACTAcatgttcatagttcatgctttataaaataccaaacactgaaatttgttattttttttgcttttcaggtctcgtaaagttgtaaaaaagatcaaaattaattaaaaaaaacaaaaaaattgattaacgtcgaatattgataaaattcgacgttaagttaacgtcgtatattaataaaattcgacgtaaatttaacgtctcctgatatgacgtcgttcacGAATTTGCCgttaaaaacccaaaatattcgacgttgtatgcgatttttgtactagtgttattTTAACACTTGTTCTAACCTGTGTTATAAAATAGGTATTTGACCCcgacgaaaaaaaaaaagagcacaATGACTccaaagaagatgaagaagtttGTCTTAGCTCAAGTTCAAGATTTGAGAAGAAATCCTTTTCAAGATAGAGGGGATGATAACACATCTCCTAACCATGATCAAACACTTTCAAAAGAGTGGAAACCATCCATGAAGATGACATCAACTCTACCTTATGCATTTCAAATttagttttacaaaattaacaaCCATCATTAGAATATACTATTATCATAATTTTCCTATTAccataattacaatatattcaaattatcttatttattatttttattcttcaaatctTTTACTCgtaacttatttataatattaaattaaatatattttttaatttcaaatttacatcacactatcaaaattttaaatttttaataaattatttttaataaatcaatatataattaatttgtttaataaagaattttttttaaagttatttaatttctttaaattagaaaagaaatagCTGCTTAGAATTCGTCTCCTAGAGAGCCAAATTTTAGCAGGCAATtacataatacaaataaaaatctTCACCAGAATTCGTCTACCCGGAAAAGAAATTTCTCACATGATAGTGTGAGAAATAAATTCTCTTGAGGAATGAGATTAATAAATTGGACAATTGGTCCCCAACAGGAAAAACAAATCACAAATGGAACGTGTTCAAGACAAAGGCTCAATGGATGTTTTCAGCCTTTTCATGATAATTTTAGTTTGTGGGGTCTGAAATTATATCTATGTCTGGTCTAAAATTACTTCTCTTATTACATGACAAAAACTTTTCGCTTCTTAATATATCATATGCATATGAAATTAGAATTATAAGATagattaaatgataaaagttgaaaaagaaattggaaGAAGTTACGGGTTCAAATTAACATttgagaaatataaaattagtttgaaaAATTGGGAATGGATGgtgaaagaaattataattcaactttcttcattaacttgaaaaatataagattagtTTTAAgggtttgaaaaagaaagaagttgtgaattcaattttttaattaaaaaaattgataaaaaaaatatacatgtaaAATGTAAACtactttaattaaaagaaagttATGTAAGCAAGAGAATTCATAAAATGTCAtcacctttttttattttgtttttcgaaTGAGTTTGGAAAACTCCTTTATTCCATTAAATTATACTTATTATAACTGATATAAAAAAAGAGTTTACTCTCTTAAAAATGATCGAAAAGCCATATTTAACTTTGTGCAAATCATGTAATTACTTCCATGAGAAATAATGTTCTTTCTCTGTGAATATGTTTTTACATTATTGTTAGAAACTAATGAAATTTTTAAGGTTGgaatatatattttgtctttttttaaaattggattGTTTgggttttaaattaaaatttattttttagtctttaaattttataatatagtaGTCTCTCGTCCCCGTTAAAATtagatagaaaaataatatttttctgtttGTATGAGAAAGGTGTCTTTTCCATTAAGTATTGTATGATGAAACAATTTAGCTCACCTAAACTTAGTTTTTTACAAAGCAACTTGAATCCAAAGTAAATTTTGACATCTCTTTACATCTAAATTCGTTGTATTGGATGAAACCAGAGGAAAAACTGTTATTGGAAAACTAATGTTTATAATGTAACACAAAAATCTGTATTTTCGGATAAAGAACACAGTGTGGCAGGAAAagaactataaaaataaaattaacatcaaCTGGAATCTTGAGATtctctttattgtttttgtaattCCTCTTTCTCGATCAGTGAAATTTAAGAATGTCTTAATGTGGAATGACACGATTCAAGAATCTCTTGTACCATTTACCAGCAACTGTTGTGCAACGCGAGAGATTATTATTGAAATCAACGTGAATAATTCCCCAATTTCTGGAAAACCCAGCTCTGAATTCAAAGGTATCAAAGGCAGCCCACACGAAATAACCACGAACTCTTACACCGTTGCTATTGgtaaaaacatttcaaaacacCAACATTAGTGTCTACTTTACAAGATACAAAACATTCATTCATTCAAGGAATATTGTAAGTAAAATCACCTTcaacattaaatttatatatttggttGGCTTTAGACATTTATGTCAACTTTTACAACTAATAAACTTTCAATGAATTTGACCTTTTCGAAgtaaatgattatatatataacttattaattaaaaaaaaatcaacttatgAATAGTGAATTATGATTCACTCAATTAACTTTTCaacttataattataattctatattttctacattaaataaaaaacatatttaacaaactcgtcaattttttatacattttccTCTAAATATCAAAATAGACGCCataacaaaaggaaaaatataaaacaaaattaacttacCTCACTTAAAAGTGGtaagtatatatatacacacacaaaaaaaaagtttaagacACAGAACTTACTCAATTGCTGCTTTGGTATAGTTTAAATGTGTGGCTAAGTATTTGATCCGATGTATGTCTATCAATGGATTTGTGATGTTGAATGAAGCAATACCTATGGGAAGGAAGACAAAGGCAGATCAATATCTTCTTATTTGAAATCATAGATACTTGATGTGAAAATAATGAATCATTGTTTCACAAACCATTCTCAGTTATGTAGATAATGGGATTTTGGTACTTTTTCTTGATATGTTGTAAAATGTTATATAATCCTTGGGGATAGACAAAATTACCACCATACTTATCCTACAAAATATGAACattgaaaaatgtaaaaagaaaatagttttattattaaccTACAACACTCTTATGAAATGATTGTCTCACCAAGTAACCAAGGGTTTTTCCTTCTGCATTGAAATctatagagaaaaaaagagagaagaattAATGATTTGATGCATCATTGTCTCTTGTAATCCAATTAGTTGAATTTAGTAAGAAAAAACTCACCTTCTGATCTTCCTAAGGCATCATAATTGTCTGTTAAagatatatttgttttgtttgtttcatgCTTAGCAAAATGAGAAGTGTAATAATTGATTCCAATGAAGTCTGTGCTTCCTGCAACCATGTTTTTCTCATCTTCTGTGAAATTGGGTAGTCTGTTCCCCACTAACTCTCTCATGATTTTTGGATAATCTCCATAGACTACAGGGTCTAAAATCCTGTCACAAATTTTATCATACATCAATACTTCAAATATTATACCAAACAAGCATAAGGGTGTGATTTTGTGAAGGCTTAATTAACAAAACTAACCATCCAATCAAGAAATCTGTAAGTCTTTCAGCAGCAGCCACATCTTCTGATTTTGAGCTGTAGGGTTCAAAACTTTCAGATCCGATAACAATTCCAATTTCTCCTCTTTGTGTTGCCTTCATCATGTACCAGATGTTTACAAGAGAATAActtgtttttcttcaaaattcatattataaatttcatGTCGATTAAAGATAAAACGAGTTAATAGTAAATAGGTACAAACCCTACTTAGTTTTGTAGAATTGAATCATGtttaaaatctactttttaatatagtaaaatttaaaattattgtttacaATCCTTACTATACTAATAGAGTTTGATTTAGCATTAGTAAAAGATTGGTTATTTATATAATGCACCCACATGTAATTGAATATGTCATAGCaacttaaaattaaactatacaCATATTTTGAGGCAATGTACGACACAAAAGATACTGTACTTGAAATTTTTCTCTGTATAGGTTCACTGCTGCAGCATGGCAAAGGATGTAGTTATGAACTACAGTATAAGGTTGTTGGCAGAGTTTGGTAGCTTGGCATGGTTCAGGATCATCATTGTCAAAACCATGCATGTAAGTAATTAAACCTACAATTTGTGGCTCATTCACTGTAGTCCAATGCTTAACTCGATCTCCGTATGTTTTGAAAAGGAGTTCACAATAATCCTTGTAATAATTcctgaaaattttcatttttataataatcattGTGAACATGATGTAAAAATCTATGTTGTTCAATTAAATTCATGAAAGCACAATATCTAGAATAGATCAAGAAAGTTCTTACACAATGGAGCTATTCAAAAATCCATGAAGTTTTTCCTGAATGGCAAGAGGATAGTCAAAGTGTAGGATAGTCACAAAAGGAGTAATGCCTACgtttaattaatatatcaagTTAAGcacattaaaaatttattttttttgtgtaatgttaaaaaaaatttctctaattttacttatttgaaaaaaaaataattacgcCATACCATTTGCAAGTAATTCATCGATCAAATGGTTGTAGAAATCAACACCCTCTTGATTTACACCTCCTTTTATGGTTCcatctatatttttaattgaaaaatgaagagaaaaatatgtaaGTGTTCTTTATATCATCacattaattactatatttcttggttttcaaaatttacctGGCAAGACTCTACTCCATGAGATGGACATTCTGTAAGAATTTATTCCAAGATTCTTTAAATGTTGGACGTCTTCCTACAAgatcattaacaaaataaacatataaaatagaaaaataccatgttCTTGTACACAAACATATAATCATGCTAATCGTTACTAACCCTGTATCGCTTATAATGTTGGATCATTGTAGGAAACTTATCACCATCAATAAATGCTTCTGGTTGTTATGGAAAAAGTAATGAATGGGGTTTAAGAAAATGataattcaagtaataacataTCTTGAGAGTTAAATATTTCCATTAATTATAACATAAAAACATATGTTGGTTAACCTTTGTTACGGTTAATTCTATCATCCCAGATTCCTGGTCCTCTTCCTCCCTCAGAAGCTGCTCCTTCAACCtatattaagattaattaaGTAATAACATAATAACGACAAATTACCCAAATACTAAGATATTTTGTTGTCTTAAAAAATTTTCGTACCTGTAAGGCTGAAGTTCCTGCTCCAAACAAGAAGTTTGGTGGAAATGATCCCCGTTTTGGAAAGTGGTAAAATTTTCGTAAATCTCCCAAAGAAGAACGATAAGGAATAGTATTTGTTTCTCCTATCTatattcaacaaataaaatgttatatttgtaGTTGCTTCTTCTATCTCTATTCATTAATCTTCTTTTATTTATGCATTATGAAAAAATGGATTATATTGGTTTGATCAGTTTTGTTATGAAAATGAGTAACTTAAAAGTAACCTAAAAACAATGAAACAAACGTATTTTACTACAACATACGAGAGTACCTGGGTTGTAGAAAGTCCAAAACCAGTATCAATGTCAGATAATGGAAACGTTTCGGGAATGTGTGAATCTgcaatcataattttatataagttttaaacAATGACAATATATGGGTGATACCAATTACAtattgaaaaaca
This sequence is a window from Vigna angularis cultivar LongXiaoDou No.4 chromosome 2, ASM1680809v1, whole genome shotgun sequence. Protein-coding genes within it:
- the LOC108327356 gene encoding beta-glucosidase 24, with protein sequence MEILSPLKIWKTILTILYVALNPCLSARVQDSHIPETFPLSDIDTGFGLSTTQIGETNTIPYRSSLGDLRKFYHFPKRGSFPPNFLFGAGTSALQVEGAASEGGRGPGIWDDRINRNKEAFIDGDKFPTMIQHYKRYREDVQHLKNLGINSYRMSISWSRVLPDGTIKGGVNQEGVDFYNHLIDELLANGITPFVTILHFDYPLAIQEKLHGFLNSSIVNYYKDYCELLFKTYGDRVKHWTTVNEPQIVGLITYMHGFDNDDPEPCQATKLCQQPYTVVHNYILCHAAAVNLYREKFQATQRGEIGIVIGSESFEPYSSKSEDVAAAERLTDFLIGWILDPVVYGDYPKIMRELVGNRLPNFTEDEKNMVAGSTDFIGINYYTSHFAKHETNKTNISLTDNYDALGRSEDFNAEGKTLGYLDKYGGNFVYPQGLYNILQHIKKKYQNPIIYITENGIASFNITNPLIDIHRIKYLATHLNYTKAAIDNGVRVRGYFVWAAFDTFEFRAGFSRNWGIIHVDFNNNLSRCTTVAGKWYKRFLNRVIPH